The Candidatus Obscuribacterales bacterium genome segment CCTCTCCAGGGGGAAAGCCAGGTGGGGGGCGTTCTGGAGACAATATCCGCAACGGCAAGCAGCCCCAGCCCACAGAGCCCCCCAAGCCAGCCCCAGCAGAGTTTGTTACCCCAGACCCCCAGCCCCAACCGCCGCCTGTCCCCACTCCATCTCCTCCAGAACCACCGCCCGTGGTTCCAGAACCGCTGCCGTCCCTAACGCTCAAAGAAGTGGTGCAAGGACTCAACGAAATTAGCCAATTTACCAAACAGTATTTAGGAGCCACCGTTGTATCCAACTATTGGAAATCAAGCCGGCCATCCGCAGAATGGCTCACCAAGTTTGAGGTGGATCGAGCCGGTACATGGACGTTCATGGGCGGTTCGATGGAGGGTTCCCTGATGGCTGAGCAGGAAGCTTGGATTAAGCAGTGGATTGTTGCGTTTAGCAAACGGTGCTCTATCGTGATTCGCGATTACCCTACCTTGCTCCAGCAGAGCCAGATGGGCGATCGCCTCAAAGATACCCTACTACCCAACTAAAACCTTACACCTGGGACTGAGAGACTAAAATTTATGGTTAAGCTCATTAAGCTGGAGCCGATTGGGCAAGAAACGTCTGTGGAAACCAACGGCAATTTGCTGTCGGTCTTGCTCAACAAAGAACTAGATGTGTTGAAAGAATGTGGCGGGCGTGGCATGTGTGCCACCTGCCACATCTACGTGAAAGATGGTATGGGAGCACTATCGCCCATCAGCCGCCGGGAGCAACGCACCCTAGGCGTCATTACCTCCTGCAAACCCAACTCTCGCCTTGCCTGCCAGGCGCGGGTCTTAGACAATGGCGTGACGGTAGAACTCCCCCCTGGGATGTATGTCAACTCGCTACAAGATATCGAGGCCTTGATTGGGCGGCGGGCAGACCAAGATATGCTGCACCCGATTACTGGGGAAGTGTTGGTGGAAGCGGGCAAGCTGATCACCCGCTCGACAATGAAACAACTGGAAACCACCACCAGCTTCAAGGTTGGCGAATATCTCACCCAGACGAAGGATGCATAAACGGCTGCAGGTGCTGCAGTAAACGCTGCACCTGACGCTCCCACGTCCAATCCTGCATGAACTGGGCAGCGGCCTGACCCCGCTCCTGAGCAGCAGGGCGATCGCCATGGATCTGTTCTAGGTAGGCCAGGATTTCCTCCAGATCTGACTCACCCCAGCCCTCAACACAGGTATTGAGCGGGGTAGGGCGTACAGTCCCTTGGTGGCGCAAGGCATAGCAGTGGGCATCTCCCAGTAGATCGAGGTGCCCCGTGTTGGCCGATAGGATGGTGGGCAGGCCACAGGCCAGGCTTTCCATGGCTGCCAAATTAGTGCCGCCTTCAGCGCGGTTGGGGAAGAGAGCCACGTCGGCTTCTCGAATAATTGGGGCGACTAGGTGGTTGGGAATGACGCCCACATCTACCACGGCGTCCGCAGGAATTCCTTGCTCTGCCAGCCAAGCCTGGATCTGGAGGCGACCCGTGGCATCCAGCGGCGGGATGCCGGTGACATGACCGGCTGTATCGAGACCGGCCATGGTGGCGGGCCAAGCGTTATGCCAAGCGGTGAGCAGCAGGGCCTCGGGGTGGCGATCGCGGAAGTGCTTGAAGGCGCGAATCACCAGATCCTGGCCCTTGCGATACTCCAGCTTGCCGCCGGAGAAAATCACGAAGCGATCGCCCAGGAGCCGATTTCGGGGGGCAGGATGAAACAGACCAGGATCAATGCCCTGAAACACCGTAGACACCCGCTCCATCCCATGGTCCCGCAGCACCTGCTCATTCCAGGTTGAGCCCGTGATTATCCAGTCGTAGGTTTTAGCCCGCTGCAGCGCCGCGGTTGTGAATTGGGGATCCTCGAAAAAAATCACGCCCACGGTACTGTGACCCGACAGCCGCTCTAGCTCAGGAGCCGTTCTACACTGATTTCCCAAGCCTCGCAGCACCAGACCAGGAAACGAGTAGGGCTGGGACGAGGCCTGGAGGGTGCGGGCGATCGCGGCGGTTTGTTCCAAAGCTGGCTGCAGCAATGCCCAATGGAGGGGATTAAACGGCGTGGTTGCCGTAGGCGCAGGGGGCACCAAGGGCACCGGTCGATGGGTGGGCAGCAGGTGGAGGGCCAAATTTATGCCATAAATACCCCAACCTGTGGCGGGACTGAGCTGCCAGCCAATGCCAATGGCTGGGCTAATCCCTGGGGCAGTCTTGGAGGCAGTCTTGGAGGCAGTCGCGGGGGGGCTAGGCAGAGGCGATCGCTTAGGTGCTAGAGTCACGGCAGGTAAGGGCGATCGCCTAGGTGATGGAGTACTAGCAGGCGAAGGCGATCGCCCTGGTGGTTGCTGGCGGGTGATGCCTCGATCGACCTCTAGGGCCCGCACCACCTCTCCCATCACCCCTGCCCAGTCGCCGGCGGTGGTTTGGCGAAACAGGCGCAGGCTAGGATACCAAGGACTATCGCTGCGGGCCAGCATCCAGCGCCAATCGGGGGTATAGGGCAGGAGCACCCAGGCTGGTTTCCCCAACGCTCCGGCCAGATGGGCGACGGCGGTATCGACGGTAATTAACACATCTAGTTGGGCGATCGCTGCGGCCGTATCCGCAAAGTCCTGCAGGCGATCGCTCAAATCTA includes the following:
- a CDS encoding 2Fe-2S iron-sulfur cluster-binding protein gives rise to the protein MVKLIKLEPIGQETSVETNGNLLSVLLNKELDVLKECGGRGMCATCHIYVKDGMGALSPISRREQRTLGVITSCKPNSRLACQARVLDNGVTVELPPGMYVNSLQDIEALIGRRADQDMLHPITGEVLVEAGKLITRSTMKQLETTTSFKVGEYLTQTKDA